Below is a genomic region from Pseudovibrio brasiliensis.
ATGATTGCTGTGCATTTTCTATCTGTATACATAGGACATAACAGCCACTTCGATAGTTGCTCGCTTATCTATCTGTTTTGTAAAGATATTTTGTGTGTGAGTGAGAATTTGAAGCTGCTCACCACAACACTGTCAGTGACTATTTCAGCTGACTGTATGTACGTTCTTCTACTTTTGTCAGTGCCCGCTCTTCGTGATGTGTTTCACAATATGTTAGTTAGGAAGAGAGGGCTCATAAGTCAGCTCATCCTCTCATATTAGCGTTATATAACAATATGTTATCTTATATGTGAGTGGCGATATGGCTTGGAAGGAATTAGCATTAAGCGCAGTCGACAGTCCGGTGTTGGACGAGGCTGACGTTGTGGTGTGTGGAGGCGGCCCGGCAGGTGTTGCTGCGGCTGTGATGAGCGCCCGGGATGGCCTTAAAACAATCCTTGTCGAGAAGAATGGCTTTTGCGGTGGCGCTGCAACAGCAGGTCTGTCTGGGACGATCTGCGGTCTGTACCTGACGCAGGATGAAATCGCCAAGAAAACACCTAAGCAGGTCGTCTTTGGTTTTGCAGAAGAGTTTCGTCAGAGACTGGAAGGCAAGCAGGGCGTTACAGAGCCTCAGATCTACGGCAACACGCATGTGTTGACATTTGACCCACTGCGCTGGCGCGAGGTGGCTGATGATCTGCTGGAAGAAGCTGGTGTAACATGTTTGTATCACTGCCTTATCACTGAGGTGATGAGAGAGGATCAACGGATCAAGGCGATCAAGCTAGAGAGTTCAGCGGGGAGCACCTTCCTGAAAGCCAAGGCTTTCATTGATGCGACGGGAGATGCCGCTGTACTGGCAAAGGCTGGATGCGAGCATTCCTATGGCGATAAGGGTAATATCCAGAACCCTACCATGATGTTCCGTCTTTCCAACGTGGAAGCAGAAGGCTTTTATAAGGTCTTTGGTGAGGACACCATTTCACCGCCTGAAGTCACCGAGAAGATCCGCGAAGTCAACGCAAGTGGTGAGCGACATCTGCCGCGGGACAAGGTTTGGGTTTTCCCAACACCGCAGGACGGCGTGTTTTTGATGAACTGCACCCGCCTTGCTGGGCAAGGTGGCCGGATGCTGAATGTCATCAATCCAGCTGACCGAACCTATGCAGAGATCTATGGCCGCCGTTCAGCCCGTGACTATCATGCCTTCTTCAAGGAGAACGTTGAGGGCTTTGAGAAAACACAGCTGATCGACATGCCGCCAGAGATCGGTGTACGCCAAACCCGGACGATCCGTGGCACGAAAACACTGACAAACGATCAGGTCGTGAACTGCGAGAAGCCAGCGGACGGCATTGCCCGCTCATCCTGGCCAATTGAGTTGCATGCGGGCAAGCAGAGCAAGCTGCATTGGCTGATGAACGACTACTACGAGATCCCTTGGGGCACGCTTGTTCCTGAGGAGTTGGACAACACTATTGTCGCTGGCCGTTGCCTGAGCGCAGAGCATGAAGCGCTAGCGTCTGCCCGCGTGACTGCTCAGTGCTTTGAGATGGGGCACGCAGCGGCTGTCGCAACCAAAATTTCACTCCAAAATGCAGTGAAATACAAAGATCTGGATCCGGAGCAAATCCGCCAGAAAATGCGCGTGAATAACAGCGCATTGTAGCACCTAGTCACATTCAAACTGACCACAAGTAACTGTAGGAAGCTGTAGCCGTAAGGATGCTGCTTCCTGCAAAGGGGCTCGTGCGGCCTGACGCCGCCGAAACCCTTGTCTGAAGGCCAAACATCGGGAGAGATATTATGGCTTTGGAGGAACCCATGACAAAACCAACCACAAATAAGGGGGAGATACTTAAGCCCAGCTTGGACAAGTCCATTTTCTTGCCAAGCCTACTCTTCAGCCTTGCGATCATCATTCCAATGATCCTGATGGGTGAGGCACTCAATCCTTACATCACAGCAATCAATAATTTCGTGTCGCACAGCTTTGGCTGGGCATACATGGCTTACGGCACCATTGGCCTGTTCTTCCTGGCGTGGGTGGCTTTTGGTCCACTGGCCAACGTGAAGCTGGGCAATGCAGACGATAAACCAGCCTTTAACGATTCAAGCTGGGCTTTCATGATCCTGGCAGCCGGTTTCGGTATCGGCGTGGTCAACTGGTCCATGGTTGAGCCTATGATTACTATGGCCTCTGCTCCCGCTGGCGCAGAACCATTCTCTGCAAAAGCTGCTGAAGATGCGCTTGCTTATGGCCTGATCCACTGGGGACCATTCCTTTGGGTTGGTTACATGGCGCTCGGCCTTCCATTCGCGTACTTCTTGTTTGCACGTAAGCCAAAGGTTCAGCGTTTTGCTCTCTGCTTTGAGCCGATCCTCGGACAAAAGCGGGTTGAAGGACCAATAGGCACTGCAATCAATGCATTTGCTGTTTTCGGTCTTATCGGTGGTATCGGCACGACCCTTGGTCTTGCAATTCCGCTGCTGGCTGGTCTGCTCTCCGTGTTCATCGGTATCGAGCACACCATGTTCGTGGAAGTCGGCGTTCTGCTCTTCTTCGGCGCGTTGACCATGTACTCCCTTTCCAAAACCATTTCGAAAGGGATGAAACTGCTCTCAGACTTCAACGGCTGGCTTGTTGTTGTGGTGCTTGGCGCGATGATCCTGTTCGGCCCAACGGCTTACATCATGAACAGCTTCACCAGCATCTTCGGTAATGCAATGGAGCTGATGCCGCACGTGTTCACCTGGACGGATACTTACGGCCTGTCCAACGGTTATGCGCAGGACCAGAGCGTGTTCTACATGGCTTGGTACATCGCATACGCACCGCAGATGGGCCTGTTCGTGGCATGTGTGTCTCGCGGTAGAACCCTGAAGAACGTTGTGCTGGGCTGTGTTGGTTACGGCTCTCTGTCTGCCTTCGTGTTCTTCGCAATTCTGGGTGCATTTGCCGTTCAGCTTCAGCTCACCGGCACTGTTGACCTTGCCGCAAACTTCAATGAGCACGGCATCCCGTCCACAGTAGCGCTAGCACTGAGCAACACCCCGCTTCCAGCGCTGGCAGTGCCAATCTACCTTCTGATGGTGGCAATCTTCGTGATCACCACGATCGAAGCGTGTACCCGTAACCTGGCGTCCATGACTAACAAGAACATCAGCGGTGACATTGAGCCTTCAACGTCTTCCCGTCTGATCTGGTGTGCAATCATCATTGCAATCAGCTTCGGAGTGATCCTTGTTGGCGGTCTCGATGTGGTTGTCACGCTGGCTCTGGTGCCGACGGTGCCACTCGTAGCACTCAGCTTCCTTGCAACCTACTGCATGGTCAAGGCAGCTCGCAAAGACTTCCCGCACTTGTTCCGCTCCAAATACACTGCCATCGAGCGGCATGAAGATGGATCTTTGACGGTGAAAACCGCAGAACTCTAGGAACCATGAGAGAGGCAGCAGTCGCTGCCTCTTTTATTTTTCCCTCAAAGCTGCCTTTGCGATCAGCTCAATTCCCTCTGTAATAAGCGCGTTATCGATCACCGAATATCCCAGTCGGATATGGTTCAGGTTCTCACTTGGATTGGAAAAGGTGAAGCCACCCGTTTCAAAGTAAACGCTGGACTCCATCACCTTTTGTTGCAGCTTCCCAGCATCAATGTCTTCCGGCAATTTTAGCCAGATGCTTCCCCCACCAAACTCCGGCAAAACAGAAGCACCCGGGAAGTGCGCTTCAAGCGACTGATGCATCGTCTTGCATCTGGCTTTGTACTCATTCGAGATTTTCGCAAGGAACCGGTCAAAGTAGCCCCGCTGCAGGAACAGGGCGACACTGCGCTGGTTGTTGACGGGCGGGTGCCGCAGAATGTGGTGCCGTAACGCCTTGGCCTCGCGAATGAACTCTCTGTCAGCCACCAGATAGCCAATACGCAGCCCCGGCATCAGGCTCTTGGACAGGCTGCCCGCATAAATGACGTTCCCACATCGATCCAAGCTCTTGAGAGCAGGCGGCGGCGTCTTATCAAAGGCGATCTCTGCCTCGTAATCATCCTCAATGATGAACTGACGGTTTTGCGCCGTGATGCGCAGCAGTTCTTCCCGTCGCTCAACGGGCATGGTGACAGTGGTTGGAAACTGATGGCTCGGTGTGGTGTAAAGGCATTTACACTGGTTGATCTCATCACTCAGGATCATCCCGCCTTTATCAATCGGCAGCCT
It encodes:
- a CDS encoding FAD-dependent oxidoreductase, with translation MAWKELALSAVDSPVLDEADVVVCGGGPAGVAAAVMSARDGLKTILVEKNGFCGGAATAGLSGTICGLYLTQDEIAKKTPKQVVFGFAEEFRQRLEGKQGVTEPQIYGNTHVLTFDPLRWREVADDLLEEAGVTCLYHCLITEVMREDQRIKAIKLESSAGSTFLKAKAFIDATGDAAVLAKAGCEHSYGDKGNIQNPTMMFRLSNVEAEGFYKVFGEDTISPPEVTEKIREVNASGERHLPRDKVWVFPTPQDGVFLMNCTRLAGQGGRMLNVINPADRTYAEIYGRRSARDYHAFFKENVEGFEKTQLIDMPPEIGVRQTRTIRGTKTLTNDQVVNCEKPADGIARSSWPIELHAGKQSKLHWLMNDYYEIPWGTLVPEELDNTIVAGRCLSAEHEALASARVTAQCFEMGHAAAVATKISLQNAVKYKDLDPEQIRQKMRVNNSAL
- a CDS encoding BCCT family transporter translates to MTKPTTNKGEILKPSLDKSIFLPSLLFSLAIIIPMILMGEALNPYITAINNFVSHSFGWAYMAYGTIGLFFLAWVAFGPLANVKLGNADDKPAFNDSSWAFMILAAGFGIGVVNWSMVEPMITMASAPAGAEPFSAKAAEDALAYGLIHWGPFLWVGYMALGLPFAYFLFARKPKVQRFALCFEPILGQKRVEGPIGTAINAFAVFGLIGGIGTTLGLAIPLLAGLLSVFIGIEHTMFVEVGVLLFFGALTMYSLSKTISKGMKLLSDFNGWLVVVVLGAMILFGPTAYIMNSFTSIFGNAMELMPHVFTWTDTYGLSNGYAQDQSVFYMAWYIAYAPQMGLFVACVSRGRTLKNVVLGCVGYGSLSAFVFFAILGAFAVQLQLTGTVDLAANFNEHGIPSTVALALSNTPLPALAVPIYLLMVAIFVITTIEACTRNLASMTNKNISGDIEPSTSSRLIWCAIIIAISFGVILVGGLDVVVTLALVPTVPLVALSFLATYCMVKAARKDFPHLFRSKYTAIERHEDGSLTVKTAEL
- a CDS encoding PLP-dependent aminotransferase family protein; this encodes MYANLIRIDRNSTESLQTQIRRQLAIAIVNRQFPAYRPLPSIRKLSKDLGVSVTTVSLAYESLKQDGFVESRDRAGIYIREDALLSSQASDHLYISQSNSSDTDVIKMDFRSHFRGRSFNMPRVVKPSDSLVRFRFPFICGLIDPNLFPIASWRECIRDSVNVVEMRNWATDYSSIDDELLVEQLMQRVLSKRGIIAHPEEILITLGGQQALYLAVKLLLRTGETIGIEDPGYPDILNMAQMENLNVRRLPIDKGGMILSDEINQCKCLYTTPSHQFPTTVTMPVERREELLRITAQNRQFIIEDDYEAEIAFDKTPPPALKSLDRCGNVIYAGSLSKSLMPGLRIGYLVADREFIREAKALRHHILRHPPVNNQRSVALFLQRGYFDRFLAKISNEYKARCKTMHQSLEAHFPGASVLPEFGGGSIWLKLPEDIDAGKLQQKVMESSVYFETGGFTFSNPSENLNHIRLGYSVIDNALITEGIELIAKAALREK